A window of Candidatus Dormiibacterota bacterium contains these coding sequences:
- a CDS encoding glycosyltransferase family 2 protein: protein MEEVMPKAAIIIPNWNGKDRLKQCLGAVKSQSFKDFETIVVDNGSTDGSVEFLKNHSWVKVVALDKNYGFAGGVNAGIKTAQAEYVALLNNDAIPAADWLEKLVASLESHPEVGAVTSKILNSRKGRKGLIDSTGDYQSIWGLPFPRGRDEKDEGQYDDKLEVFGVSGGASLYRYSMLKKIGLFDERFFAYFEDVDLSFRAQLAGYKNRYCPEAVVFHEIGATSGGHRTAFTRYHSAKNLYYLSLKNMPGFLLLKYFPLITSSLLLSFISSFKHGFLMVHLKALGAVLVCLPGILYDRWRIQRGRKVSASYIDGILFHGMPPEPKRMLKSYKPF, encoded by the coding sequence TTGGAAGAAGTAATGCCTAAGGCGGCCATTATTATCCCCAACTGGAATGGTAAAGACCGACTAAAGCAGTGTCTAGGGGCAGTCAAGTCGCAGTCATTTAAGGATTTTGAAACGATAGTAGTGGATAATGGCTCAACCGACGGCTCGGTGGAGTTTTTAAAAAACCACTCATGGGTTAAGGTTGTGGCCCTAGATAAAAATTACGGTTTTGCAGGTGGTGTTAATGCCGGGATTAAAACCGCCCAGGCTGAGTATGTAGCGCTTTTGAATAATGATGCTATACCAGCTGCCGACTGGCTAGAAAAACTTGTAGCTTCCTTAGAAAGCCACCCTGAAGTCGGGGCTGTAACCTCAAAAATATTAAACAGCCGTAAGGGGCGAAAAGGATTAATAGATTCTACTGGAGACTACCAGTCAATCTGGGGGCTACCCTTCCCCCGGGGGCGAGATGAAAAGGACGAGGGTCAGTACGATGACAAACTGGAGGTCTTTGGCGTATCGGGCGGAGCCAGTCTATACCGCTACTCGATGCTAAAAAAAATCGGTCTATTTGATGAAAGATTTTTTGCCTACTTCGAAGACGTTGATCTGTCGTTTAGGGCTCAGCTGGCTGGCTATAAGAACCGCTACTGTCCGGAAGCTGTAGTATTCCACGAAATTGGTGCTACCTCCGGCGGGCATCGTACGGCCTTTACGCGCTACCATTCGGCCAAGAATCTTTATTACCTAAGCCTTAAAAACATGCCCGGCTTTCTGCTTTTAAAATACTTCCCGCTAATCACGTCGTCTCTGCTGCTTAGCTTTATCAGCTCATTTAAGCATGGATTCTTAATGGTCCACCTAAAGGCCTTGGGGGCTGTTCTTGTCTGCCTTCCTGGGATACTATATGACCGTTGGCGGATTCAAAGGGGGCGGAAAGTATCTGCCTCTTATATAGACGGCATACTATTCCATGGTATGCCGCCAGAACCTAAACGGATGCTAAAATCTTACAAACCTTTTTAA